A region from the uncultured Holophaga sp. genome encodes:
- a CDS encoding LysR family transcriptional regulator has translation MDTRQIRCFLGVAEHLSFTGAARQLGLTHSAVGYQVAALEVEVGTRLFERSSRSVRLTAAGAHFLRRIRPILNSYGGLLQSTRSIGEGLAGEVRLGFIGGGEERFLPLFLKRFKREFPGIRVKVAHYSLKELRERLVEGSLDIAFSHVRAVEDLPGLRSELLFESPIGVLLPSDHPLAEGPLWLSDLAGEAFIEPAPSLAPPSLTTHQDFWSRLGGRPQELQQTQDFGTLFMLVESGAGLSLLPRYMFDPKAHPHLAFRELEDWRPTLKGCIAWHAQGLRPTLQVFLKALGVLAGAARG, from the coding sequence ATGGATACACGCCAGATCCGCTGCTTCCTGGGTGTCGCCGAGCACCTCAGCTTCACCGGGGCCGCCCGGCAGCTGGGGCTCACCCACTCGGCCGTGGGCTACCAAGTGGCCGCCCTGGAGGTGGAGGTGGGCACCCGGCTCTTCGAGCGGAGCTCCCGCTCCGTGCGTCTCACCGCGGCCGGAGCACATTTCTTGCGGCGCATCCGTCCCATCCTCAACAGCTACGGTGGACTGCTCCAGAGTACCCGGAGCATTGGTGAGGGTCTTGCCGGCGAGGTGCGGCTGGGCTTCATCGGGGGCGGTGAGGAGCGCTTCCTGCCCCTCTTCCTGAAGCGCTTCAAGCGCGAGTTCCCGGGCATCCGGGTGAAGGTGGCCCACTACTCCCTGAAAGAACTGCGGGAGCGGCTGGTGGAGGGCAGCCTGGACATCGCCTTCAGCCATGTACGGGCCGTGGAGGACCTGCCGGGTTTGCGTTCCGAGCTGCTCTTCGAGTCCCCCATCGGGGTGCTCCTGCCCAGCGACCACCCTTTGGCCGAGGGTCCCCTCTGGCTCTCTGACCTGGCGGGGGAGGCCTTCATCGAGCCTGCACCTTCCCTGGCGCCCCCCTCCCTCACCACCCACCAGGACTTCTGGAGCCGCCTGGGGGGAAGGCCCCAGGAGCTGCAGCAGACCCAGGACTTCGGCACCCTCTTCATGCTGGTGGAGTCCGGCGCCGGGCTCTCCCTGCTGCCCCGCTACATGTTCGATCCCAAGGCCCACCCCCACCTGGCCTTCCGCGAACTGGAGGACTGGCGTCCCACCCTCAAGGGCTGCATCGCCTGGCATGCTCAGGGGCTCCGGCCCACCCTCCAGGTATTCCTGAAGGCCCTGGGGGTGCTGGCCGGAGCGGCCCGGGGCTGA